One Niallia circulans DNA segment encodes these proteins:
- a CDS encoding Ger(x)C family spore germination protein yields the protein MKKIFLLCLLSLMTILLTGCWSNSELNEIAIASAIGIDKTDNGYQVSVQIINPGELAGERKSGRSEVSLITKEGKTIFETLRKLSMDAPRKIYVAHIRTIIFGEDMAKEGIGKALDFLTRDHDMRSDFLIAIAKGSTAKELLNVQSPMEIVPGEKINKTIKNTEKSLGITKAVMIDGLITDIHKIGKEPVLTGIHFYGDPKTSGDLTSVQSIIPKSGITVDSIGVLRTDKLLGWLNEEESIGFNYTQDNISNLIINVPCKDAEISIETINSTTNLKALARNGKPLIQVNIFTNGVLGDVECNMNLSSKKNLDKITDDYEKVIKEKVENVIINMQETYQSDIFGFGEVIHQNQPNIWKEVKGNWQKEFADLDVKVTVKANIRRIGAILDDEGE from the coding sequence GTGAAGAAAATTTTTCTACTTTGTTTGTTGAGCTTAATGACCATATTATTAACTGGATGTTGGAGTAATAGTGAATTAAATGAAATTGCCATTGCATCTGCAATAGGCATTGATAAGACAGATAATGGATATCAAGTTTCTGTTCAAATCATTAATCCTGGTGAATTAGCTGGAGAGAGGAAATCTGGCCGTTCGGAGGTGAGTTTAATTACAAAAGAAGGGAAAACTATTTTTGAAACACTACGTAAACTTTCTATGGATGCACCTAGAAAGATTTATGTAGCACATATTCGTACGATAATTTTTGGGGAAGATATGGCTAAAGAAGGAATAGGAAAAGCACTAGACTTTCTAACAAGAGATCATGACATGCGTTCGGACTTTTTAATAGCAATTGCAAAAGGATCAACAGCTAAAGAACTACTTAACGTACAGTCCCCTATGGAAATAGTACCGGGTGAGAAGATTAATAAAACGATAAAAAATACCGAAAAGTCATTAGGCATTACAAAAGCAGTAATGATAGATGGATTAATTACTGATATACACAAAATAGGAAAAGAACCTGTGTTGACAGGTATACATTTTTATGGAGATCCAAAAACGAGTGGAGATCTTACCAGTGTACAAAGTATTATACCAAAATCAGGCATAACGGTTGATTCTATAGGAGTATTAAGAACGGATAAGTTGTTGGGCTGGTTAAATGAAGAAGAAAGTATAGGGTTTAATTACACACAAGATAATATCTCTAATTTAATAATAAACGTACCATGTAAGGATGCGGAAATTAGTATAGAAACGATTAATTCAACTACAAATCTTAAAGCGCTAGCTCGAAATGGAAAACCACTAATACAAGTAAATATATTCACAAACGGAGTACTAGGCGATGTGGAATGCAATATGAACCTTTCTAGTAAAAAGAATTTAGATAAAATAACGGACGATTATGAAAAGGTAATTAAAGAGAAAGTGGAAAATGTCATAATAAATATGCAAGAAACTTATCAAAGCGATATATTTGGATTTGGCGAAGTTATACATCAAAACCAACCTAACATATGGAAAGAAGTAAAAGGAAATTGGCAGAAGGAATTTGCGGATTTAGATGTGAAAGTAACCGTTAAAGCTAACATTCGTCGCATCGGTGCCATTTTAGATGATGAGGGAGAATGA
- a CDS encoding MarR family winged helix-turn-helix transcriptional regulator yields the protein MMQEGNTNYVIDDIIFSQKNLGFSRIIHDLDKVMFRYLTDRLDVLDISHIQALVIIYLMKNKEKDNYQKEIETTFGLTNPTLTVSIKSMEKKDLIIRKKSMKDGRYYNLNLTSKGESLYESCCDIYISIQKEFEKILSKEEEEKFREIAEKIMNHFKYL from the coding sequence ATGATGCAAGAAGGAAATACCAATTATGTAATTGATGATATAATCTTTTCTCAGAAAAATTTGGGGTTTAGTAGGATTATACATGATTTGGATAAAGTAATGTTTAGGTATTTAACTGATCGTTTAGATGTGTTGGATATAAGTCATATTCAAGCATTAGTAATTATCTACTTAATGAAAAATAAAGAGAAAGATAACTACCAGAAAGAAATTGAAACAACTTTTGGTTTAACAAACCCTACTTTAACAGTTAGTATTAAATCAATGGAAAAAAAAGACCTAATTATTCGCAAAAAAAGCATGAAGGACGGTAGATATTATAATTTAAACCTAACGAGTAAAGGCGAGAGTTTATACGAATCTTGTTGTGATATATATATTAGTATTCAAAAGGAATTTGAAAAAATACTGAGTAAGGAAGAGGAAGAAAAATTCAGAGAAATTGCCGAAAAGATTATGAATCATTTTAAATATTTATAA
- a CDS encoding DUF4179 domain-containing protein, with protein MKDSRFENMSENIEVPIEEINQAIQTGILSAEQIKQKRKQKKRITWVAIPLLAASLLFSVVSFPNQISHALANSPELNSAYRYFYDTVGRKLIMQKAVTELNQTAESNGIKVKLTSVYYDGVEIGITGTMDGELKYNKGEEDEYSLDYNFFHGKGDSDPWLSNAQSQFSNTSKTHADFLITLDNPRGELAKDFTLPINIRAANVTLGTWKFDVPVKQLPITKLNVYETIHYPEYGVYINVKDFVQGKYNTSYSMSITQDNPDFEVNVGEYSILGKERNDYSQTIQSKEKRNGNEVKEISTNKLAASTSGTKSITFYPTVTKTENTPRAILLERGVTLATSLSSSKVKILKAEETEEELILTVQNLNTPKDISFGELESYMKYGFEISTINSNDGQEVFMNSTEIINGPNSKAELMDKKQSIFKVTLPKVNVRTTVLDGKHYLYYDFGLYAETVALKPFTVDLTK; from the coding sequence ATGAAGGATTCTCGATTTGAGAATATGAGTGAAAATATTGAAGTTCCTATAGAGGAAATAAATCAAGCGATTCAAACAGGGATTCTTTCTGCTGAACAAATAAAACAAAAACGGAAACAGAAAAAACGGATTACTTGGGTGGCTATCCCACTTCTCGCAGCAAGTCTATTATTCTCAGTTGTCTCTTTTCCAAATCAAATAAGTCATGCACTAGCTAATTCACCAGAGCTAAATAGTGCCTATCGCTATTTTTATGATACAGTAGGGCGTAAATTAATTATGCAAAAAGCAGTAACGGAATTAAACCAAACGGCTGAATCAAACGGGATTAAAGTCAAATTAACTAGTGTTTATTATGATGGTGTCGAAATTGGCATTACAGGGACGATGGATGGGGAGTTAAAATATAATAAAGGCGAAGAAGACGAATATAGTTTGGATTATAATTTTTTTCATGGTAAAGGTGATTCAGACCCCTGGTTAAGCAATGCACAATCACAGTTTTCTAACACTAGTAAAACACATGCAGATTTCTTAATTACATTAGATAATCCACGAGGAGAGTTAGCCAAAGATTTTACTTTACCAATTAATATTCGTGCGGCTAACGTAACGCTAGGTACATGGAAGTTTGATGTACCTGTCAAACAACTGCCAATCACGAAATTAAATGTTTACGAGACCATTCATTATCCAGAGTACGGTGTTTATATTAACGTCAAAGACTTTGTTCAAGGCAAGTATAATACAAGCTATTCAATGAGCATTACGCAAGATAATCCTGATTTTGAAGTGAATGTAGGAGAGTATTCCATATTAGGGAAGGAACGTAATGATTACAGCCAGACTATTCAATCAAAGGAAAAGCGTAATGGCAACGAGGTTAAGGAAATAAGTACGAATAAATTGGCCGCTTCTACTAGTGGTACAAAATCGATTACGTTTTATCCAACGGTTACAAAAACAGAAAATACACCGAGGGCCATTTTATTGGAAAGAGGTGTTACATTAGCAACTTCACTTTCTTCTTCCAAAGTTAAAATTTTAAAAGCTGAAGAAACAGAAGAAGAATTAATTTTAACTGTTCAGAATTTGAATACACCAAAAGATATAAGTTTTGGTGAATTAGAAAGTTACATGAAATATGGGTTTGAAATTTCTACAATTAATAGTAATGACGGACAAGAAGTATTTATGAACTCCACTGAGATTATTAATGGCCCAAATAGTAAAGCGGAACTCATGGATAAAAAGCAAAGTATTTTTAAGGTCACGCTACCGAAGGTGAATGTTAGAACGACGGTATTAGACGGGAAACATTATCTTTATTATGATTTTGGGTTATATGCAGAAACAGTAGCATTAAAACCATTTACAGTTGATTTAACGAAATAA
- a CDS encoding DUF1796 family putative cysteine peptidase, with amino-acid sequence MKLDEIKGSYNAIFSLGENCIPALKLRKYNLRQMAGPFDWVGTPKLKNVNALINTNFADFLNESNLVIPQYASTEDVLVVDSVNYVSFNHDFKTDVNTLTDLPSLPQVQEKYSNRINRFMTTLTTSQRLLFIRTNASITDIVELERILSQKGKNEFSILVVNHTSVKELIEVDWNISNVCSIELPNEEIWEGNNDWWEFIFQEISLY; translated from the coding sequence ATGAAATTAGACGAAATTAAAGGTTCATATAATGCTATATTTAGCCTGGGTGAGAATTGTATTCCTGCTTTAAAATTAAGAAAGTATAACCTAAGACAAATGGCAGGTCCTTTTGATTGGGTAGGAACGCCAAAGCTAAAAAATGTAAACGCTTTAATAAATACTAACTTCGCTGATTTTTTAAACGAAAGTAATTTGGTCATCCCACAGTACGCTTCTACTGAGGATGTCCTAGTTGTGGATTCCGTAAATTACGTATCCTTTAATCACGATTTTAAAACAGATGTTAATACATTAACGGATCTTCCCAGCTTACCTCAGGTACAAGAAAAGTATTCCAATCGTATCAATCGGTTTATGACTACACTTACTACCTCACAACGTTTATTATTTATTAGAACGAACGCTTCCATAACAGACATAGTGGAGTTAGAAAGAATACTCTCTCAAAAAGGTAAAAATGAATTTTCTATCCTTGTTGTCAACCACACCTCTGTGAAGGAATTAATAGAAGTAGATTGGAATATAAGTAATGTATGCTCTATTGAACTGCCTAATGAGGAAATATGGGAAGGAAATAATGATTGGTGGGAGTTTATTTTTCAAGAAATATCCCTTTATTAA
- a CDS encoding antibiotic biosynthesis monooxygenase family protein translates to MIIQLVENTVKPGKKEEYIKNAKEFCKANKENVDGCLGAYVLTDSEKEDSVYIVNVWESQERMGSEKAGGIFLKHKASLKPYFVKNETTLLELV, encoded by the coding sequence ATGATTATTCAATTGGTAGAAAATACTGTTAAACCAGGAAAAAAAGAGGAGTATATAAAAAATGCAAAAGAATTTTGTAAAGCAAATAAAGAGAACGTTGATGGGTGTCTAGGAGCTTACGTCCTTACAGATAGTGAGAAAGAAGATAGTGTGTATATTGTTAATGTATGGGAATCTCAAGAACGGATGGGTAGTGAAAAAGCTGGAGGGATTTTCCTGAAACATAAAGCATCCTTAAAACCTTACTTCGTAAAAAATGAAACAACATTACTTGAACTGGTATAG
- a CDS encoding glycoside hydrolase family 1 protein, with the protein MECNFLWGGSTSAFQYEGGGKEGGKGLSIYDIREQRKGVKYSEASEFYYHYKEDIALMAEMGFKAFRMSISWTRIYPNGTEQEPNKEGINFYIKVFQELKKYNIVPVVTLFHWDMPQELVEKYNGFKDKGFIEHFERYCRTCYEEFGAYVKYWLTLNENNLGLLIPNMFLDEKVSPEDDQFEQIKWDIYINSLICHFKAVQLGHELVPNSQIGCMLASAFAYPLTSDPVDVLEAQKHNRETMWNDLDILTTGKIDETLYTRLSERKVNIKLSKAEKELMEDPNAKIDFISFSYYFSICMQDRDPKKVKEAETVQLLYQAYHNPYLPKTSFGWQIDPLGLRIFMNELYDRYKLPLMIVENGCGVETDQLTDDKKVHDDYRIEYLEKHIKQVLLTVEEDHVPVFGYLPWGCIDLYSASGNRNKRYGFVYVDYDNQFKRYKKDSFYWYKEVINSNGLNVKGDMK; encoded by the coding sequence ATGGAATGTAATTTCCTTTGGGGAGGATCAACTTCAGCGTTTCAATATGAAGGTGGAGGTAAAGAAGGTGGAAAAGGGTTAAGTATATACGACATTCGAGAACAAAGAAAAGGAGTTAAATATTCAGAAGCTTCAGAATTCTACTATCATTATAAGGAAGATATTGCCCTAATGGCTGAGATGGGTTTTAAAGCATTTAGAATGTCTATCTCTTGGACTAGAATATATCCTAATGGAACAGAACAGGAACCAAACAAAGAAGGTATAAATTTTTATATTAAAGTTTTTCAAGAATTAAAGAAATATAATATTGTACCGGTAGTAACACTTTTTCATTGGGATATGCCACAGGAGTTAGTAGAAAAATACAATGGGTTCAAAGACAAGGGATTCATTGAACATTTTGAAAGATATTGTAGGACTTGTTATGAAGAATTCGGAGCATACGTAAAGTACTGGTTAACGCTTAATGAAAATAATCTAGGATTATTGATTCCCAATATGTTCCTGGATGAAAAAGTCTCACCAGAAGATGATCAGTTTGAACAAATAAAATGGGATATATATATCAATTCTTTAATCTGCCATTTCAAAGCTGTCCAACTAGGGCATGAGTTGGTACCAAATTCTCAAATAGGTTGTATGTTAGCTAGTGCTTTTGCTTATCCCCTTACTTCTGATCCTGTAGATGTACTAGAAGCACAAAAACATAATCGGGAAACGATGTGGAATGATCTAGATATTCTAACAACCGGTAAAATTGATGAAACACTTTACACAAGACTTAGTGAAAGAAAGGTAAACATTAAACTTAGCAAAGCTGAAAAGGAATTAATGGAAGACCCAAATGCCAAAATTGATTTTATTTCTTTTAGTTATTATTTTAGTATTTGTATGCAGGATAGAGACCCTAAGAAAGTAAAAGAGGCTGAGACTGTTCAGTTGCTTTATCAAGCTTATCACAATCCATACTTGCCGAAGACATCCTTCGGGTGGCAGATTGACCCCCTTGGACTCCGAATATTTATGAATGAACTATATGATCGTTATAAGCTTCCATTAATGATTGTTGAAAACGGTTGCGGTGTGGAAACAGATCAATTAACGGATGATAAAAAAGTACATGATGATTATCGAATAGAATATCTTGAAAAGCACATTAAACAGGTATTATTGACTGTAGAAGAAGACCACGTACCTGTTTTTGGCTATTTACCATGGGGATGTATTGATTTATATAGTGCTAGTGGAAATAGAAATAAGAGATATGGATTTGTATATGTTGATTATGATAATCAATTTAAACGTTATAAGAAAGATAGTTTTTATTGGTACAAAGAAGTTATTAATTCTAATGGATTAAATGTAAAAGGAGACATGAAATGA
- a CDS encoding spore germination protein: MELLKFFSSKKGRDSKKKNHQSLLKNTDFFNKEDLPLFASLKTNFDMIKKIMGNSTDIMIKEFKIGEKSEINLGIIYTDGLSDKQLINEFVLETLMINIRQVDFDLNSLHHRLMDVIKTNTLPVAEITEVNNFNKLFLHVLSGDTILLIDGITEGISLSSREWAVRSIQEPESQTVVRGPRDGFTETLRTNTALIRRRIKDPNLWLETKQIGARTQTDVSIMFLQDVADKKTVDEVRERLKDIDTDIILDSGNIEEYIQDGKITTFPTVYDTERPDTVAAGILQGKIAILVDGSPFVLLVPALLINFFQTSEDYYQRADIATVVRLIRFLAFFLSLLTPSLFIAITTFHQEMLPTSLLINLSAQREGVPLSTLFEAILMELTFEILREASIRMPRSIGTAISIVGALVIGQAAVEAGFVSAAMVIIVSLTAICNFVSPSYSMAASVRILRFMFMFIANLLGLFGIIIGLLLLVLHLSSIRSFGEPYLTPLAPFKLKAQKDSIVRLPKWFLETTKRKK; this comes from the coding sequence TTGGAGTTATTAAAATTTTTCTCATCAAAGAAAGGAAGAGACAGTAAGAAAAAGAATCACCAAAGTTTATTGAAAAACACCGATTTTTTCAATAAAGAGGACCTTCCTTTGTTTGCTAGTTTAAAAACGAACTTTGATATGATAAAAAAAATCATGGGCAATAGTACAGATATTATGATTAAGGAATTTAAGATTGGTGAAAAGTCTGAAATAAATCTAGGGATTATTTATACAGATGGTTTATCTGATAAACAATTAATAAATGAATTCGTCTTGGAAACTTTAATGATAAATATCCGACAAGTTGATTTTGACCTAAATTCCTTACATCACCGTTTGATGGATGTTATAAAAACAAATACACTCCCTGTAGCAGAAATAACAGAAGTAAATAATTTTAACAAATTATTTCTTCATGTATTATCTGGAGACACAATCTTATTAATTGATGGAATTACAGAAGGAATTTCATTAAGTTCAAGAGAGTGGGCTGTAAGAAGTATTCAGGAACCTGAATCTCAAACGGTAGTTAGAGGACCTAGAGATGGTTTTACAGAAACATTGCGTACAAATACTGCTTTAATACGAAGAAGAATAAAAGACCCAAATCTTTGGTTAGAAACAAAACAGATTGGGGCAAGAACGCAGACGGATGTTTCAATCATGTTTCTTCAAGATGTGGCTGATAAAAAGACTGTAGATGAGGTAAGAGAACGGCTAAAAGACATTGATACAGATATTATTTTAGACAGCGGTAATATAGAGGAATATATCCAAGATGGTAAAATAACAACCTTCCCCACGGTCTATGATACAGAAAGACCTGATACAGTTGCCGCTGGAATTTTACAAGGGAAAATAGCGATTTTAGTTGACGGAAGTCCTTTTGTGCTTTTAGTACCAGCCCTGTTAATTAACTTTTTTCAAACTAGTGAAGATTATTATCAAAGAGCAGATATCGCTACAGTTGTACGTTTAATTAGGTTTCTCGCATTCTTTTTATCCTTACTAACACCATCATTATTTATAGCTATTACTACCTTTCATCAGGAAATGCTACCAACCTCCTTGCTAATTAATTTAAGTGCTCAAAGGGAGGGTGTTCCTCTTTCTACTCTATTCGAGGCTATTTTAATGGAATTAACTTTTGAAATATTGAGAGAGGCAAGTATCAGAATGCCAAGGTCTATAGGTACTGCTATATCCATTGTTGGTGCATTAGTTATTGGACAAGCTGCAGTGGAAGCCGGTTTCGTTTCTGCAGCAATGGTAATCATTGTTTCTTTAACAGCCATATGTAATTTCGTTTCTCCCTCCTACAGTATGGCTGCGTCAGTTAGAATACTTCGTTTTATGTTTATGTTTATCGCTAATCTATTAGGATTATTTGGAATAATTATCGGCTTACTTTTATTAGTGCTTCACCTAAGTAGTATACGCTCATTTGGAGAGCCGTATTTAACTCCGTTAGCACCATTTAAATTAAAAGCTCAGAAAGATAGTATCGTTCGATTACCCAAATGGTTTTTAGAAACAACAAAAAGAAAAAAATAG
- a CDS encoding GerAB/ArcD/ProY family transporter: MVVEKGRINAGEFLLLVVLFTVGSSILIIPSSLASAAKQDAWISSVVTTIISLFFIFIYNKIHQLFPRLTYIQCNEKVYGNVLGKMFSLLFLFYFFELSTASLREIGDFMSTELLNETPIQMIMAVFILTSLIGVRLGIEVICRSALIFFPWIVFLLLILFLFLLPDVHFDNLKPILGEGVKPVINGVYHHISLPYLQLIIFLMLMPYVKDKSKMMRFYYRGMLVGGLILVLTIFFCLLVLDTYTTRIQVYPTYTLGKKISVGDVIFRVEAIMAFIWIITMYFKLTICFYGISLGLAQLLKLRSNKILLYPLALLIFSCSIFFYQDIVFFNYFLNKTYPLFSLTVCFLLPILLLTIGMIKKKYNNYRMQ, from the coding sequence ATGGTGGTTGAAAAAGGAAGAATCAATGCAGGAGAGTTTTTATTACTGGTCGTTTTATTTACAGTAGGTAGTTCTATATTAATTATACCATCGAGCTTAGCATCTGCTGCGAAACAGGACGCATGGATTTCTTCTGTTGTTACTACCATTATAAGTTTATTTTTTATTTTTATTTACAATAAAATTCATCAGCTTTTTCCACGACTTACATATATACAATGTAACGAAAAAGTATATGGAAATGTATTAGGGAAAATGTTCTCTCTCCTGTTCCTTTTTTATTTTTTTGAATTATCTACTGCTTCTCTAAGAGAAATAGGTGATTTTATGAGTACGGAGTTACTTAATGAAACTCCTATTCAGATGATAATGGCTGTATTTATACTTACAAGTTTAATTGGTGTAAGGTTAGGGATAGAAGTGATTTGTCGATCTGCCTTAATATTTTTTCCATGGATCGTTTTTTTACTTTTGATATTATTTTTATTTCTTTTACCTGATGTGCATTTTGATAACTTAAAGCCAATTTTAGGTGAAGGAGTTAAACCTGTAATCAATGGAGTATATCATCATATTTCGCTACCATATTTGCAACTTATTATATTTCTTATGCTAATGCCATACGTGAAGGACAAGTCAAAAATGATGAGATTCTACTATCGAGGGATGCTAGTAGGAGGCCTGATATTAGTATTGACTATCTTCTTTTGTCTTTTAGTTCTAGATACGTACACCACTAGGATTCAAGTATATCCAACCTATACTTTAGGCAAAAAAATTAGTGTTGGAGATGTTATCTTTAGAGTTGAAGCCATAATGGCTTTTATTTGGATTATTACTATGTACTTTAAATTAACTATTTGTTTTTACGGAATTTCACTTGGATTGGCCCAATTGTTAAAATTGAGAAGTAACAAAATCCTTTTATACCCTCTGGCTTTACTGATTTTTTCCTGTTCCATATTCTTTTATCAAGATATTGTCTTTTTTAACTACTTTTTGAATAAAACGTACCCTTTATTTTCACTCACTGTTTGTTTTTTACTCCCTATCTTATTATTGACAATCGGGATGATTAAAAAGAAATATAACAATTATAGAATGCAGTAA
- a CDS encoding sigma-70 family RNA polymerase sigma factor — MNEFNLIEQAKKGDRKAFEQIFTAQNKQLYHTAYSYVHNREDTLDIIQETACIAYLSINKLRKNEYFGTWLTRILINEAYKVLRKKKPNLVDLKDREMDSIATFSDFGDNRMMIEVGLKGMKENYQTVIRLYYFRDYSINEIADIMRRPESTVKTYLRRAKQKLRKNLEEVSHEGFSI; from the coding sequence ATGAACGAATTTAATCTTATTGAACAAGCGAAAAAAGGAGATCGAAAAGCGTTTGAACAAATATTTACTGCGCAAAACAAGCAGCTTTATCATACAGCTTATTCATATGTACATAATCGTGAAGATACCCTAGATATTATTCAAGAAACAGCGTGTATTGCTTATCTGTCGATTAATAAGCTTCGCAAAAATGAATATTTTGGTACTTGGTTAACACGAATCTTAATCAATGAAGCTTATAAAGTATTGCGTAAGAAAAAACCTAACCTAGTGGATCTAAAGGATAGAGAAATGGATAGTATCGCTACTTTTTCCGATTTTGGTGATAATCGAATGATGATTGAGGTTGGTTTGAAAGGTATGAAAGAAAACTATCAAACGGTTATTAGATTATATTATTTCCGCGATTATTCTATTAATGAAATTGCAGACATTATGCGTCGACCGGAAAGTACGGTGAAAACATATTTACGAAGAGCAAAACAAAAGTTACGTAAAAATTTAGAGGAGGTTAGTCATGAAGGATTCTCGATTTGA
- a CDS encoding PTS sugar transporter subunit IIA, translating into MLFKRKSKSVELYAVGNGDLIDIKGVKDQVFSSKLMGEGFAVLPSDGNVFSPIEGDVVSIFNTKHAIGLRSKNGIEILVHMGLDTVELNGEGFELFISENEKVAAGQQIAKMDLDLIKSNGKQTDIIVVITNSSEIKELSIINLGDNVKNSQLVGQINL; encoded by the coding sequence ATGTTATTTAAACGAAAAAGTAAAAGTGTTGAACTGTATGCGGTTGGTAATGGGGATTTAATAGATATAAAAGGTGTTAAAGACCAAGTGTTTTCAAGTAAACTAATGGGAGAAGGATTTGCTGTTCTACCTTCAGATGGAAATGTATTTTCACCAATTGAGGGTGATGTTGTCAGCATATTTAACACGAAGCATGCTATAGGACTTAGATCTAAAAATGGAATAGAAATATTAGTTCATATGGGTTTAGATACCGTTGAGCTTAATGGTGAAGGGTTTGAGTTATTTATTTCTGAGAATGAAAAAGTAGCAGCAGGGCAACAGATTGCTAAAATGGATTTGGACTTAATTAAAAGTAATGGCAAACAAACGGATATTATTGTTGTTATTACAAATTCATCTGAAATAAAAGAACTTTCCATAATTAATTTAGGGGATAATGTTAAGAATAGTCAACTAGTTGGCCAAATCAATCTCTGA
- a CDS encoding PTS transporter subunit EIIC: protein MAKNYKVLAEEIINLIGGKENVENVFHCATRLRFNLKNLEKARENTEAIEKTEGVIQVIVQNSQYQIVIGPDVSKAFAEVRKIIGEDQMESTSIEESSKQDKTKSDKFFEAVSGIFTPIVPVLMASGMMGALVTILKLTGVVTETNPTYYLMNIVYEAGFYFLPFFIAFSSSRVFKANPFLSMLLAGIMLHPNVLNFADHGVKSLNFLSIAVPTIDYSRAVLPVILGVWLLSYLERLFNKFYPDIVRAFMAPLSVMLVILPIQLIVIGPLGHYIAGFLGSGVVWLGDNLGFFAVGILAFFTPLMIVTGTHSFAFPVIVATLTSIGYDQLLMPSMLAENLAMAGSAFACALIAKDKKKRSEGLSASLTAALGISEPAMYGVNLPSKYGFIGAMLGGLVGGIFAGIFKFKMFMIASSSIVGIPAMINDEGIQNLIIGLLTIVISFVASALFTWGLAKSSFDFNKIMKRRGKDYGM from the coding sequence ATGGCGAAAAATTATAAGGTATTAGCAGAAGAAATTATTAATCTTATAGGAGGAAAAGAAAATGTTGAAAACGTATTTCATTGTGCTACCCGTTTAAGATTTAATCTGAAAAATTTAGAAAAGGCTCGAGAAAATACGGAAGCAATAGAAAAAACTGAAGGGGTTATTCAAGTAATTGTTCAAAATAGCCAGTACCAAATAGTCATTGGACCTGATGTTAGTAAAGCATTTGCAGAAGTTAGGAAAATAATAGGTGAAGATCAGATGGAGTCCACCAGCATAGAAGAGTCTTCTAAACAAGATAAAACAAAATCTGATAAATTCTTCGAAGCAGTTTCAGGTATATTTACCCCAATTGTTCCAGTATTAATGGCCTCCGGAATGATGGGTGCTCTTGTTACTATCTTAAAGCTAACTGGCGTGGTAACGGAAACAAATCCAACATATTACCTAATGAATATAGTATATGAAGCGGGCTTTTATTTCTTACCTTTCTTTATTGCATTTTCCTCATCTAGAGTATTTAAAGCAAATCCATTTTTATCTATGCTTTTAGCAGGGATTATGTTACATCCAAATGTTTTAAATTTTGCCGATCATGGAGTCAAGAGTTTAAATTTCCTATCAATTGCAGTTCCAACAATAGATTATAGTCGTGCTGTATTACCGGTTATTTTAGGAGTCTGGCTTTTATCTTATCTAGAACGACTCTTTAATAAGTTTTATCCTGATATAGTTCGAGCGTTTATGGCTCCGTTATCTGTTATGCTTGTAATCTTGCCGATCCAATTAATTGTTATCGGCCCATTAGGTCATTATATTGCTGGATTCTTAGGTTCTGGTGTGGTGTGGTTAGGTGATAACTTAGGTTTCTTTGCAGTTGGTATTCTTGCATTCTTTACACCACTAATGATTGTAACAGGAACTCACTCTTTTGCATTCCCTGTTATTGTTGCAACACTAACGAGTATTGGTTATGACCAATTGTTAATGCCAAGTATGCTAGCAGAGAATCTTGCTATGGCTGGATCTGCATTTGCTTGTGCACTGATAGCAAAGGATAAGAAAAAGCGGTCAGAAGGTTTGTCTGCTTCTCTAACTGCAGCATTAGGAATTTCAGAACCTGCTATGTATGGTGTCAATTTACCGTCAAAATATGGCTTTATTGGAGCAATGCTTGGAGGATTAGTAGGTGGAATATTTGCAGGAATATTTAAATTTAAAATGTTTATGATAGCTTCGTCAAGTATCGTAGGGATTCCAGCAATGATTAATGACGAAGGAATTCAAAACTTAATTATAGGTTTATTAACCATTGTAATTTCATTCGTTGCCAGTGCTTTATTTACCTGGGGTTTAGCAAAATCAAGTTTTGACTTTAATAAAATTATGAAGAGAAGAGGTAAGGATTATGGAATGTAA